The Streptomyces sp. Alt3 genome has a segment encoding these proteins:
- a CDS encoding transketolase family protein, whose translation MDTMRDRFIATTSRLLDEDPRIALVLAEISRDGFGRAERAHPHRVINVGIREQLLIGAGAGMALTGMRPIMHTFASFLVERPFEQVKLDLGHQGVGGVLVSAGASYDWPAGGFTHMSPGDVALLDTLDGWTVHVPGHPDEAETLLRRSVTGDDRVYVRLSLQSNRVGRPVQGRGFATVRRGTGGVVIAVGPMLDDVLEATEGLDTTVLYATTVRPFDAAGLRRAVGAHGTADVVIVEPFLAGTSTAVANDALTDLPHRVLGLGVGRSELRRYGQMPEHLMAHGLDPHSLRQRITGFLHL comes from the coding sequence ATGGACACCATGCGCGATCGCTTCATCGCCACCACCAGCCGCCTGCTCGACGAGGATCCCCGCATCGCCCTGGTGCTCGCCGAGATCAGCCGCGACGGATTCGGACGGGCCGAGCGGGCCCATCCGCACCGGGTGATCAATGTCGGGATCAGGGAGCAGCTGCTCATCGGCGCGGGCGCCGGGATGGCCCTGACCGGGATGCGGCCGATCATGCACACCTTCGCGAGCTTCCTGGTGGAGCGCCCCTTCGAGCAGGTGAAGCTGGACCTGGGGCACCAGGGGGTGGGCGGAGTGCTGGTCAGCGCCGGCGCCTCGTACGACTGGCCGGCCGGAGGGTTCACCCACATGTCGCCGGGCGACGTCGCTCTCCTCGACACCCTCGACGGCTGGACGGTGCACGTGCCGGGCCACCCCGACGAGGCCGAGACGCTGCTGCGGAGGTCCGTGACGGGCGACGACCGCGTCTACGTACGCCTCTCCCTCCAGTCGAACAGAGTCGGCCGCCCGGTCCAGGGCCGGGGCTTCGCCACCGTGCGGCGGGGCACCGGCGGGGTGGTGATCGCCGTCGGGCCGATGCTCGACGACGTCCTCGAAGCGACGGAGGGCCTGGACACGACCGTGCTGTACGCGACGACGGTGCGTCCCTTCGACGCGGCGGGCCTCCGTCGCGCCGTCGGCGCGCACGGCACGGCGGACGTCGTGATCGTCGAACCCTTCCTGGCGGGCACGTCGACGGCGGTCGCCAACGACGCACTGACCGACCTGCCCCACCGGGTCCTCGGACTGGGGGTGGGCCGGAGCGAGCTGCGCAGGTACGGGCAGATGCCGGAGCATCTCATGGCGCACGGGCTCGACCCGCACTCGCTGCGGCAGCGGATCACCGGCTTCCTGCACCTCTGA
- a CDS encoding ThuA domain-containing protein — protein MSSRPLSGSPSPHAHPPASIALTALLALLALIIGSAAVASFPRASEVSFRVLVYSGAAHGSRETVRAGVDAVRELGARNGFGVEATDDPAVFEDAGLARFHAVVFNNTTAASEGDGGLDDEGRAALQKYVRAGGGWVGLHDASAGAGDWDWYEGLVGATLDRSAPVQPGRIKVLDHAHPSTVTLPDLWERTEGRYTWRTGPSATVHTLARIGVRDGNTGLDKGVDRPWSWCQDYDGGRSWFTAGGDAPSAFREEDFLAHLLGGIEWAAAAKPGDCTATRAGSFQRTRLATGGPGDPVDVAVAPDRRVFVARRTGELEVVDQRTMKVSTALDLAYSPGTAAGSDGLTALTLDPGFAENHWLYLLRSDASGERLLLSRFTAGPDTVDPASEKRLLTLPGRRSTDGGGSPPPTGSLAFDREGSLYAATGDITLPLNAGGPNDLRGAILRITPQDDGTYTVPEGNLFGPGTSGTRPEIYAMGMRNPYRFTIAPASGALLATDTRPDGTVGHFRITGAGQIGSPFCSGGLPRGAADCAPRVSGAPDATGPGGGITMSGPVYEYDAASLYRTRFPEYFAGKWLTYDPGGRRFTTLSFEREARTSTEPRLGPVAAGELLSVEGVFEDMEWIRPTAAAFGPDGALYVVDPGHDGGSDRDGDDGGSGVFRIDHVGLGRLPGADVTIDRDNGSAPLTVSFTGAGSGLPAGVPVTFAWDFDGDGGTDSTEANPSYTYRTDGRFTARLTVTGPEGTTAMAGQDITVGNTRPRIAVHRLADGGLFRAGDTVGFTVDVRDEEGGRKTPVDCSRILVRSQIGRPGALSPLPRSRGCRGSIVTEAGDVPRSGPYRVTVRYTDEGGPNAPELTGSASLTLRTAFQEAEAFTSTGGAHGGAVAGNRVDASGGKALTEIEDGDWIAFDPVHLGGIRSVTVGATPCGLGGTVEFRAGSPDGPLLGSLRVPGAGNGSGDVTPTTRLRSPGGTGRLYVVFTDPAWNSEKPDLFAVDWFRFHGPEAGGAGTR, from the coding sequence ATGAGCAGCCGCCCGTTGTCCGGCAGTCCCTCGCCCCATGCCCATCCCCCCGCGTCGATCGCCCTCACAGCCCTCCTCGCCCTTCTGGCGTTGATCATCGGTTCGGCGGCGGTCGCCTCGTTCCCGAGGGCTTCCGAGGTGTCCTTCCGGGTGCTGGTGTACTCCGGCGCGGCGCACGGGTCCCGGGAAACGGTCCGTGCCGGTGTCGACGCGGTCAGGGAACTCGGCGCCCGCAACGGGTTCGGGGTCGAGGCGACGGACGATCCGGCCGTCTTCGAGGATGCCGGTCTGGCGCGGTTCCACGCGGTCGTCTTCAACAACACCACTGCCGCGTCGGAAGGTGACGGAGGCCTGGACGACGAGGGCCGCGCTGCCCTTCAGAAGTACGTCCGGGCAGGTGGCGGGTGGGTCGGGCTGCACGACGCCTCGGCCGGAGCGGGTGACTGGGACTGGTACGAAGGCCTGGTAGGCGCGACCCTCGACCGGAGCGCTCCGGTGCAGCCCGGAAGGATCAAGGTTCTCGACCACGCCCACCCGTCCACGGTGACGCTTCCCGACCTCTGGGAGCGCACGGAGGGCCGGTACACCTGGCGGACCGGTCCGAGCGCGACGGTGCACACCCTCGCGCGGATCGGAGTGCGCGACGGCAACACCGGCCTCGACAAGGGTGTGGACCGTCCCTGGTCGTGGTGCCAGGACTACGACGGCGGGCGTTCCTGGTTCACGGCGGGCGGCGACGCGCCCTCGGCCTTCCGCGAGGAGGACTTCCTCGCCCATCTGCTGGGCGGCATCGAGTGGGCCGCCGCTGCGAAGCCGGGCGACTGCACCGCGACCCGGGCCGGTTCCTTCCAGCGGACCAGGCTCGCGACCGGGGGGCCCGGCGATCCGGTCGACGTGGCGGTGGCCCCCGACCGCCGGGTGTTCGTCGCCCGGCGGACCGGTGAACTCGAGGTCGTCGACCAGCGGACGATGAAGGTCTCCACGGCACTCGACCTGGCGTACAGCCCCGGGACGGCCGCCGGCTCGGACGGGCTGACCGCCCTGACACTGGATCCGGGCTTCGCGGAGAACCACTGGCTCTATCTGCTGCGTTCCGACGCCTCCGGCGAGCGACTGCTCCTCTCCCGCTTCACTGCGGGCCCGGACACGGTCGATCCCGCCTCGGAGAAACGGCTGCTCACCCTTCCCGGCCGGCGGAGCACGGACGGCGGGGGTTCCCCGCCACCGACGGGTTCGCTCGCCTTCGACCGGGAGGGCAGCCTGTACGCGGCGACGGGCGACATCACGCTCCCCCTCAACGCCGGGGGCCCGAACGACCTGCGGGGCGCGATCCTGCGGATCACTCCGCAGGACGACGGCACCTACACCGTGCCGGAGGGCAACCTCTTCGGACCGGGGACCTCGGGCACCCGCCCGGAGATCTACGCGATGGGCATGCGGAACCCGTACCGGTTCACCATCGCCCCGGCGAGCGGCGCACTCCTGGCAACCGACACACGGCCGGACGGCACGGTCGGGCACTTCCGGATCACGGGGGCGGGGCAGATCGGAAGTCCGTTCTGCTCGGGGGGCCTCCCCCGCGGAGCGGCGGACTGCGCGCCGCGGGTCAGCGGCGCACCGGACGCCACGGGTCCGGGCGGCGGCATCACGATGAGCGGTCCTGTCTACGAATACGACGCGGCGAGCCTCTACCGCACCAGGTTCCCCGAGTACTTCGCCGGGAAGTGGCTGACGTACGACCCGGGCGGGCGGAGGTTCACCACGCTCTCGTTCGAGCGGGAGGCCCGGACGTCCACCGAGCCCCGGCTCGGCCCGGTCGCCGCCGGCGAACTGCTCTCCGTCGAAGGCGTGTTCGAGGACATGGAGTGGATCCGGCCGACGGCTGCGGCCTTCGGCCCGGACGGCGCGCTGTACGTCGTCGATCCCGGGCACGACGGCGGGTCGGACCGTGACGGGGACGACGGGGGTTCCGGGGTCTTCCGGATCGACCACGTCGGCCTCGGCAGGCTGCCCGGAGCCGACGTCACCATCGACCGGGACAACGGCTCCGCCCCGCTCACCGTGAGCTTCACCGGTGCGGGTTCCGGGCTACCCGCAGGCGTACCGGTCACCTTCGCCTGGGACTTCGACGGCGACGGCGGCACCGACTCGACGGAGGCGAACCCCTCGTACACCTACCGCACCGACGGCCGCTTCACGGCCCGCCTCACGGTGACGGGGCCCGAGGGTACGACGGCCATGGCGGGCCAGGACATCACCGTCGGCAACACCCGCCCCAGAATCGCCGTCCACCGGCTCGCGGACGGTGGACTGTTCCGCGCCGGCGACACCGTCGGCTTCACCGTGGACGTGCGTGACGAGGAGGGCGGAAGGAAAACACCCGTCGACTGCTCCCGGATTCTGGTGCGTTCACAGATCGGCCGCCCCGGAGCACTGAGTCCCCTCCCCCGCTCCCGGGGCTGCCGGGGCTCGATCGTCACGGAGGCGGGTGACGTCCCGCGGTCCGGCCCCTACCGGGTCACGGTGCGGTACACGGACGAAGGCGGCCCGAACGCCCCGGAGCTCACGGGTTCCGCCTCGCTCACCCTGCGCACGGCCTTCCAGGAGGCGGAAGCGTTCACATCGACCGGGGGTGCCCATGGCGGAGCGGTGGCCGGAAACCGTGTGGACGCCTCCGGCGGCAAGGCGCTGACGGAGATCGAGGACGGGGACTGGATCGCCTTCGACCCGGTGCACCTGGGCGGCATCCGATCGGTCACGGTCGGGGCGACACCGTGCGGACTCGGCGGCACCGTCGAATTCCGGGCAGGCTCTCCCGACGGCCCCCTCCTGGGCTCGTTGCGCGTCCCCGGCGCCGGGAACGGGAGCGGGGACGTGACACCGACGACCAGGTTGAGGAGCCCCGGCGGCACCGGGCGCCTCTATGTGGTGTTCACCGACCCGGCGTGGAACAGCGAAAAGCCGGATCTGTTCGCCGTGGACTGGTTCCGCTTCCACGGGCCGGAGGCCGGCGGGGCCGGGACGCGGTGA
- a CDS encoding GTP-binding protein, translating into MVYDDSSDISEFFPVALKVLVAGGFGVGKTTFVGAVSEIAPLSTEELLTQVSAATDSLEGIESKSATTVAMDFGRITLSEQHVLYLFGTPGQERFWFMWDELSKGALGAVVLADTRRLAECFAAVDFFERRGIGFIVAVNEFDGAYRYEPEEVRAALDLGPEVPVVLCDARIASSGTGALVTLVQHLINATAPMPLSGFGAHP; encoded by the coding sequence ATGGTCTACGACGACAGCTCTGACATTTCCGAATTCTTCCCCGTGGCCCTCAAGGTCCTGGTCGCGGGTGGGTTCGGCGTCGGCAAAACGACGTTCGTGGGCGCCGTCAGCGAGATCGCGCCGCTGAGTACCGAGGAGCTCCTGACACAGGTCAGTGCGGCGACCGACAGTCTCGAAGGCATCGAGTCCAAGTCCGCCACCACCGTGGCCATGGACTTCGGCCGGATCACGCTGTCCGAGCAGCACGTGCTGTACCTCTTCGGTACGCCGGGGCAGGAGCGCTTCTGGTTCATGTGGGACGAACTGTCCAAGGGAGCCCTCGGCGCGGTCGTGCTGGCCGACACACGCCGGCTGGCCGAGTGCTTCGCGGCCGTCGACTTCTTCGAGCGGCGCGGCATCGGATTCATCGTCGCCGTGAACGAGTTCGACGGCGCCTACCGCTACGAACCGGAAGAGGTACGGGCGGCGCTCGACCTCGGTCCCGAGGTGCCTGTCGTCCTCTGCGACGCCAGGATCGCCAGCTCGGGTACCGGGGCCCTGGTCACGCTCGTGCAGCACCTCATCAACGCCACGGCGCCCATGCCGCTCTCGGGTTTCGGAGCCCATCCGTGA